The following proteins are co-located in the Polystyrenella longa genome:
- a CDS encoding sigma-70 family RNA polymerase sigma factor, with translation MSQFVSSESSEPVFDIPLGNSEMEGSESSEPLLEYYRNYLLKIANRKLDRDLSVKVPASDIVQNTLANAYLNYDQFRGETKFRLLGWLRTILENELATTKRRFITARKRDIGKEVSLYGNTACGTRNVGEIEDSLTPSQPVLREETRLLYETAMDRIPIHYRQVIQLRSLDDRSFNDVAEMIGKSVGATQKLWARAIEELRLELLKSDPRYYERL, from the coding sequence ATGTCTCAATTTGTTTCATCCGAGTCTTCTGAGCCTGTTTTTGATATTCCGCTCGGTAACAGCGAGATGGAAGGTTCCGAAAGTAGCGAACCACTGCTTGAGTATTATCGGAATTACTTGCTTAAAATAGCAAATCGAAAGCTGGACCGTGATTTGTCGGTGAAGGTACCGGCTTCGGATATTGTTCAGAATACGCTTGCTAACGCCTATCTGAATTACGATCAGTTCAGAGGGGAAACCAAATTTCGACTGTTAGGATGGCTCAGGACCATTCTTGAGAATGAACTGGCTACGACAAAACGTCGATTTATAACTGCCCGTAAACGGGACATAGGTAAGGAAGTTTCATTATATGGTAATACTGCTTGTGGCACTCGGAATGTGGGAGAAATCGAAGATTCACTCACACCGAGCCAACCAGTCCTGCGAGAGGAAACGCGGCTTCTTTATGAGACAGCAATGGATCGTATTCCGATACACTATCGGCAAGTAATACAATTGCGCAGTCTGGATGATCGGTCTTTTAATGATGTCGCTGAAATGATTGGAAAGTCAGTCGGGGCGACTCAAAAACTATGGGCACGAGCGATCGAAGAACTAAGACTGGAACTTTTAAAAAGCGATCCACGCTATTATGAGCGACTATGA
- a CDS encoding FG-GAP-like repeat-containing protein translates to MTSNHWLAAFQSKCVSMRRRHNHSAPVHAGLENLEPRVLLSAVGQLLPQEISSEVVEGTDLCIDTTSTPQSVVEGEVIGYTITVINQGPTNVIDARVVDLFSGQVDAVTWSAQFTAGAAGTSSGIGEIDELVAIPVGGTITYTVGGRVGDDIGRFLKNEATVTVPGGVSETDPSNNSDYEIDSVTSPTAVSKAEFKEGSVISVAVPGSSGEYINDIAFGDLNNDGYNDAVLSLEFWDGVDYYGYHQIWFYDSASEGLVNSGQNLAYQSFQPHDAAAPEIGDFNTDGYLDVVVIVANVQAVYLNDGAGDFTASGIPIPGIGGLQSNEVEAGDLDGDGDLDLVVTDQRGSKTEYGGTGENYILLNDGTGNFSQVIPLPMQSEDDFTWDTTIGDFDGDGDLDFILSNLKAGVTSELWLNDGFVVFFKSSETFGDKSHWNVEKGDFDQDGDLDLLLNVGVNHVELWNNDGTGNFSYSGQRTYTSEGGQGGIEGLQVGDLDGDGDLDAFFSTFGTAPTIQTWINDGSGIFSVGVISSLYSTPPPYESGGWRSRLGDVDQDGDLDAFVFEGSTGKLHYFENINNTAAQVTYKTPETLISYSTQGQQRTGVAGQRSVASAADGRYVTTWWSDEGDGDGSGVFAQLYRADGSKVGGPFLVSTTTEGDQLHPSVAMQDNGKFVIVWQSNSDLGAGTNWDIHAQRYLASGLLDGSEVVINSELTSNQSLADVVYLTNGNFVATWTGNGSGDANGVFARIFDTSGNPLGTEFQVNETTTGAQVNPSLTSDSAGGFAVVWHGNGTGDSDGVFFRRYDNTGSPLTSEVLVNQTTTGIQQTASVTQANNGDFIVAWSGEGTGDSEGIFTRRLSPSGGVTGNEILVNQSTAGSQITPSITSDLTTNGYLVAWSHQNTGIDYDIKLRQFDGSDSATWDEQTVNQVLDNRQWNPTITQRPTSVGDQYVLAWSGHGDGDNAGVFTRALDASLIPVTSETLVSSSTKGQQRTGVVGQHAAAAADDGRYITTWWSDEGYGSGSGVFAQLYRADGSKVGGPFLVSTTTDQDQLNPSVAMLDNGKFVIVWQTDSDSGAGVNWEIHGQRFLASGLLDGTEFVINSETLSNQSLPDVAYLSDGSFVVTWTGKGSGDTNGVFARIFNASGNLAAPEFRVNVTTTGAQLDPSLTADSAGGFAVVWHGEGAGDTSGVFFRRFDNAGTALTGEVLVNETTTGAQESARVTQTATGDFIVTWSGEGTGDTVGIFTRRLTSAGALTGLEVLVNTETSANQVTPSVIADFIGGDYVVVWSHQNTGIDYDIKLRRFDENDIAISTTQVVNQVLDNRQWNPTVIQRPNSEGESFLVIWSGYGDGDSAGVFTRQLTFDEPISALALSSMSDAVFAEGLDEVLD, encoded by the coding sequence ATGACATCGAACCACTGGCTAGCAGCCTTTCAAAGCAAATGTGTTTCCATGCGGCGGCGCCACAATCATTCCGCCCCGGTACATGCTGGACTTGAGAATTTGGAACCCCGGGTTTTGCTTTCGGCGGTCGGACAACTTCTACCGCAAGAGATTTCCTCTGAAGTAGTGGAGGGAACTGACCTCTGCATCGACACAACTTCCACTCCGCAATCGGTTGTTGAGGGCGAAGTGATCGGGTACACAATTACTGTTATCAATCAGGGGCCAACGAATGTTATCGATGCAAGAGTGGTAGATCTATTCTCCGGTCAGGTCGATGCTGTGACCTGGTCTGCGCAGTTCACCGCGGGAGCTGCTGGAACGAGCAGTGGTATAGGGGAGATCGACGAGTTGGTCGCTATTCCGGTCGGAGGCACTATTACCTACACAGTTGGGGGGCGGGTGGGGGATGACATAGGCCGCTTCTTGAAGAATGAAGCGACTGTCACGGTCCCAGGCGGAGTAAGCGAAACCGATCCATCTAATAACAGCGACTACGAAATCGATTCCGTTACCAGTCCAACAGCGGTAAGCAAGGCGGAGTTCAAAGAAGGCTCCGTGATCTCGGTCGCTGTACCAGGTTCAAGCGGCGAATACATCAATGACATTGCATTCGGCGACCTGAATAACGATGGATACAACGATGCGGTACTTTCCTTGGAATTCTGGGATGGCGTAGATTATTACGGTTATCACCAAATTTGGTTTTATGATTCTGCCTCCGAAGGGCTCGTCAACTCTGGTCAAAATCTCGCTTATCAGAGTTTTCAACCACACGATGCGGCGGCCCCTGAGATCGGGGATTTCAACACCGATGGCTACCTCGATGTGGTGGTCATCGTCGCCAATGTCCAAGCGGTTTACCTGAACGATGGTGCCGGTGATTTTACTGCGTCAGGCATTCCCATCCCCGGAATCGGTGGCCTGCAATCAAACGAAGTTGAAGCAGGGGATCTAGATGGTGATGGTGATCTTGACCTGGTGGTTACCGACCAGAGAGGATCGAAGACTGAGTATGGTGGAACAGGTGAGAATTACATTCTGCTCAACGACGGGACTGGTAATTTCTCCCAAGTCATTCCGTTACCGATGCAAAGTGAAGATGATTTCACTTGGGATACCACAATCGGAGACTTCGATGGGGATGGGGATCTTGACTTTATACTTTCCAACCTGAAGGCTGGAGTTACGAGTGAATTATGGTTGAATGATGGCTTTGTAGTTTTCTTCAAATCGAGCGAAACATTCGGAGATAAGTCACACTGGAACGTCGAGAAAGGAGATTTCGACCAAGATGGTGACCTCGATTTACTGTTAAACGTCGGCGTTAACCATGTGGAACTCTGGAATAACGATGGAACCGGCAATTTCAGTTATTCTGGACAACGAACTTACACGTCTGAAGGTGGGCAGGGCGGAATAGAAGGACTCCAAGTCGGTGATTTGGATGGAGATGGCGACCTCGATGCATTTTTCTCGACTTTTGGTACGGCACCTACGATTCAGACTTGGATAAACGATGGATCAGGTATTTTCTCCGTAGGAGTTATTTCCTCTTTATACAGTACACCCCCACCATATGAGAGTGGGGGATGGCGTTCTCGATTGGGTGATGTTGATCAAGATGGTGACCTAGATGCGTTCGTGTTCGAAGGTTCTACCGGGAAACTCCATTACTTTGAGAATATCAATAATACTGCCGCACAGGTTACGTACAAAACCCCCGAAACTCTCATCAGCTACTCCACCCAAGGTCAACAGCGTACGGGGGTTGCTGGCCAGCGGTCAGTCGCATCGGCTGCCGATGGCCGCTATGTCACAACTTGGTGGAGCGACGAGGGAGACGGCGATGGTTCTGGCGTCTTTGCACAGCTGTATCGGGCTGATGGAAGTAAGGTCGGCGGTCCGTTCCTCGTCAGTACCACGACCGAGGGAGATCAACTACACCCCTCCGTCGCGATGCAGGACAACGGAAAGTTTGTCATCGTCTGGCAGTCGAACTCTGACCTTGGGGCAGGGACTAATTGGGACATTCACGCCCAGCGATATCTCGCCAGTGGACTCCTGGATGGTTCTGAGGTGGTCATCAACAGCGAATTGACCTCGAATCAATCGCTGGCCGATGTCGTATACCTTACCAACGGGAACTTCGTCGCCACTTGGACCGGGAACGGATCGGGGGATGCCAATGGGGTCTTCGCCCGCATCTTTGATACCAGTGGCAATCCCCTGGGGACTGAGTTTCAGGTTAACGAAACCACGACCGGGGCGCAGGTCAATCCGTCACTCACCTCCGACAGTGCCGGTGGCTTCGCCGTCGTCTGGCATGGAAACGGAACGGGTGATAGTGATGGTGTCTTCTTCCGCCGGTATGACAATACCGGTTCGCCGCTGACGAGTGAAGTCCTGGTGAACCAGACGACGACGGGTATCCAGCAGACAGCCTCCGTTACCCAAGCCAACAACGGGGACTTCATTGTCGCTTGGAGCGGGGAAGGAACCGGGGACAGCGAAGGCATCTTCACCCGCCGATTGTCTCCTTCCGGGGGAGTAACCGGGAACGAGATTCTGGTGAATCAGTCCACTGCCGGGAGTCAGATTACTCCGTCCATCACAAGTGATCTCACTACCAACGGATATCTTGTGGCCTGGTCGCATCAAAACACGGGGATTGACTATGACATCAAGCTGCGTCAATTCGACGGAAGTGATTCCGCCACCTGGGACGAGCAGACCGTCAATCAAGTCCTCGACAACCGGCAGTGGAATCCGACGATCACTCAGCGTCCGACTTCAGTGGGTGATCAATACGTCCTTGCCTGGAGTGGACATGGTGATGGAGACAATGCCGGCGTCTTCACCCGGGCACTCGATGCCAGCCTCATACCGGTAACATCAGAAACGCTCGTCAGTTCTTCCACGAAAGGGCAACAACGGACGGGAGTTGTCGGACAACACGCAGCCGCGGCCGCTGACGACGGTCGGTATATCACCACCTGGTGGAGTGACGAAGGGTATGGCAGCGGTTCCGGTGTCTTTGCCCAGCTGTACCGCGCGGATGGCAGTAAAGTGGGTGGCCCGTTCCTCGTGAGCACGACTACAGATCAGGATCAGCTGAATCCTTCCGTCGCGATGTTGGATAACGGCAAGTTTGTCATCGTCTGGCAGACCGACTCCGATTCCGGTGCCGGAGTGAACTGGGAGATCCATGGACAACGCTTCCTCGCGAGTGGTCTCCTGGATGGGACGGAGTTCGTCATCAACAGCGAAACACTCTCCAACCAGTCCCTGCCCGATGTGGCGTATCTCAGTGATGGTAGTTTCGTCGTTACCTGGACCGGAAAGGGATCAGGAGATACCAACGGGGTCTTCGCCCGAATCTTTAATGCTTCCGGAAACCTAGCGGCACCGGAGTTCCGGGTCAATGTCACCACGACCGGGGCGCAACTCGATCCTTCACTGACGGCAGACAGCGCCGGTGGCTTTGCTGTTGTCTGGCACGGGGAAGGAGCAGGGGATACCAGTGGTGTGTTCTTCCGCAGGTTCGACAACGCGGGGACAGCCTTGACGGGTGAAGTCCTCGTCAACGAAACCACAACCGGTGCACAGGAATCCGCTCGCGTCACACAAACAGCGACGGGGGACTTTATCGTCACCTGGAGTGGCGAAGGAACGGGAGATACCGTCGGGATCTTTACCAGAAGACTCACCTCGGCGGGAGCCTTGACTGGTTTGGAAGTCCTCGTCAACACAGAAACCTCAGCTAATCAGGTCACTCCTTCTGTGATCGCGGACTTCATCGGAGGGGATTACGTCGTCGTCTGGTCACATCAGAACACCGGCATTGATTACGACATCAAACTCCGCCGGTTCGATGAAAACGACATCGCGATCAGCACCACCCAGGTGGTGAACCAGGTTCTTGACAACCGCCAATGGAATCCGACGGTGATCCAGCGTCCGAACTCCGAAGGAGAGAGTTTCCTCGTCATTTGGAGCGGTTACGGTGACGGCGACTCTGCCGGCGTCTTCACCCGCCAACTCACCTTCGATGAACCGATCTCAGCGTTGGCGCTTTCATCGATGAGCGATGCTGTGTTCGCAGAGGGATTAGACGAGGTGCTCGATTAA
- a CDS encoding integrase core domain-containing protein, with protein MWGADRIQGALSNVGYHITDTTVRNVLKANGIEPAPDRPASMSWETFLKAHWETIFAVDFTSVEVWTKTGLTTFYVMVVMELKSRQVETAGITTNPNTQWVTQVGRNLTGDDGFLESASHLILDRDTCFQPLRSFLKNQTEIEPVLLPPKSPNMNAYLERFMRSLKSECLRKMIFFGQHSLERTLKEYVAHYHSERNHQGLDNQLIDPDKDVGCVAGKIECRERLGGLLKYYYRDAA; from the coding sequence ATGTGGGGAGCTGATCGAATTCAGGGTGCTTTGTCCAATGTCGGTTATCACATCACCGATACCACCGTTAGGAATGTGTTGAAGGCGAACGGTATCGAGCCTGCCCCCGACCGTCCCGCTTCAATGTCCTGGGAGACGTTCCTGAAAGCTCATTGGGAGACCATCTTCGCTGTCGACTTCACCTCGGTAGAAGTCTGGACGAAGACCGGTCTGACGACTTTTTACGTCATGGTGGTGATGGAACTGAAATCAAGGCAAGTCGAGACCGCAGGCATCACAACGAATCCCAACACACAATGGGTAACTCAAGTTGGACGTAACCTGACGGGCGACGATGGCTTCCTGGAAAGCGCGTCCCATCTGATTCTTGATCGCGATACTTGTTTCCAGCCGCTGCGATCTTTTCTGAAGAACCAGACTGAAATCGAACCGGTGCTACTTCCGCCGAAAAGTCCGAACATGAATGCGTATCTCGAACGCTTTATGAGAAGTCTGAAATCGGAGTGCCTGAGAAAGATGATCTTCTTCGGTCAGCACTCACTCGAACGAACGCTGAAAGAATACGTTGCCCATTACCATTCTGAGCGGAATCATCAGGGACTCGACAATCAGCTGATTGATCCTGATAAAGACGTTGGATGCGTCGCCGGCAAGATCGAATGCAGAGAACGCCTCGGAGGGCTGCTCAAGTATTACTACCGCGACGCAGCTTGA
- a CDS encoding HMG-box domain-containing protein: MQPWHLLVFALASWVNREQQLAIEYLKTDNSILRDKLGKKWGLLNDDERRRLASKESSLAGSY; the protein is encoded by the coding sequence ATGCAGCCCTGGCATCTATTGGTATTCGCTCTGGCAAGTTGGGTGAATCGCGAACAGCAATTGGCGATTGAATACCTCAAGACCGATAATAGTATCTTACGCGATAAACTCGGTAAGAAATGGGGCCTGCTGAATGACGATGAGCGTCGCCGCTTGGCGTCAAAGGAAAGCAGCTTGGCCGGAAGTTACTAA
- a CDS encoding YncE family protein → MRYNLITLSLSVSVTLSLLAGCTEAESYQEYQLVQAEQEETSQVVCRLFFQDHDSSQLKWADLRESSSFLLSEPAPVKGLPELDNTRQKLVQMERIGDKVITGVRDDQDGGFQSGWIFLETGVEEEAHGDHSHWSYESEPQLLHSQVDDQQGNPAHLYQYDARFYLANDRNNGFTRIDPALWIESEPTKNISAFHAGGGNHITLAVANNSVGYSTWIDGGGPNKGRVDVVPVSDSGTKDVSYSFNLSSGAIHGATVVENKVFFAPSEGISWVSVDPNPEQPKLIEEIKINSIEIGTDQETKKPMRTGAFTVNRDRVLFVSGSGRSTLLGIINATSDNPSLTKIDIPMDVNTTPTTPQVVNSVSGQRLAFIFHDNKGEEQADEFMTIVELDPNQDFDYSDATVLSSIKVGPSAVDGHYGHHDIAFDNSGRYALWSNPGNGSITLFSLKTLEPISDFTVGGKPTKLIVHGEMNSSH, encoded by the coding sequence ATGAGATATAATCTTATTACGTTATCACTCTCGGTCTCTGTCACTCTATCACTGCTCGCAGGTTGCACTGAAGCAGAGTCCTATCAGGAATATCAACTCGTTCAGGCCGAACAGGAAGAGACTTCTCAGGTCGTCTGTCGCCTATTCTTTCAGGATCATGATTCGTCTCAACTGAAATGGGCCGACTTGCGAGAAAGCTCGTCTTTTTTACTCTCCGAACCGGCCCCTGTTAAAGGGCTTCCTGAACTTGATAACACTCGGCAAAAACTGGTACAGATGGAGCGTATTGGTGACAAGGTAATAACAGGAGTTCGTGACGATCAAGATGGAGGATTTCAGAGTGGATGGATATTCCTGGAAACCGGAGTGGAAGAGGAAGCTCACGGCGATCATTCGCACTGGAGTTATGAGTCAGAACCACAGTTGCTGCATTCTCAAGTCGATGACCAGCAAGGAAATCCTGCCCACTTGTACCAATACGATGCCCGCTTCTATTTGGCCAATGATCGGAATAATGGATTTACTCGCATTGATCCGGCTCTCTGGATTGAAAGCGAACCCACTAAGAACATATCTGCGTTCCATGCAGGAGGAGGCAATCACATCACTCTTGCTGTTGCCAATAACTCCGTTGGCTATTCCACCTGGATCGATGGTGGCGGCCCAAACAAAGGCCGTGTCGATGTGGTACCGGTCTCGGACTCAGGGACAAAAGATGTCAGCTACTCGTTCAACTTAAGCAGCGGGGCAATCCATGGCGCGACGGTGGTAGAGAACAAAGTCTTCTTCGCTCCATCAGAGGGAATCTCCTGGGTTTCTGTAGATCCAAACCCCGAACAACCGAAGTTGATTGAAGAAATAAAAATTAACTCTATCGAGATAGGAACTGATCAGGAGACGAAGAAGCCTATGCGAACAGGAGCGTTTACTGTCAACCGTGACCGTGTTCTCTTTGTGAGTGGTTCAGGAAGGAGTACTTTGTTAGGAATTATCAACGCCACTAGTGACAATCCGAGTTTGACCAAGATCGACATACCGATGGACGTCAACACCACACCAACGACTCCTCAAGTGGTTAACTCAGTCTCTGGTCAACGTCTCGCATTTATTTTTCATGACAATAAAGGTGAAGAACAAGCGGATGAATTTATGACGATAGTCGAATTGGATCCAAACCAGGACTTCGACTATTCCGATGCCACCGTATTGTCGAGTATTAAGGTCGGACCAAGTGCCGTCGATGGGCATTATGGTCACCATGACATCGCGTTCGACAACTCCGGTCGCTATGCGCTTTGGTCGAATCCGGGAAACGGAAGTATCACCCTGTTTTCACTAAAGACACTCGAACCGATATCTGATTTCACTGTCGGTGGAAAACCGACGAAACTCATTGTGCATGGTGAGATGAATTCATCGCACTGA
- a CDS encoding outer membrane protein assembly factor BamB family protein, whose protein sequence is MSSSLNVHAADWNSFRNGGNSTAEGNYPTSWSPDSGVAWQRETPGYGQSCPVIKDDHIFVTAVIGNQKETCLIICYRLVDGDEVWKYSHDATSTGPSTYMMSRAAPTPIVDDRGVYAFFENGDVMGVDHSGNKLWSRSLTQEYGAFDSRHGLGSSPAHNADSLFLNVEHGGESYLLAIDKQTGENMWKAARPSGSSWTSPVVAETKQGEQLVVSSNETVSGFAAETGKLLWSLEGIAGNSVPSPLVHDNRILIGARASEFGSASAAAKSNLCFEIPDSSSSVPDIIWRARKAVCHYASPVYCEGCAYFLNDGGILYCLDWETGEEHYVKRIGTSCWTTPVVVDDRLFFFGKDGQTVIIRGGPKYQSENVSQLWNPEEPPVPEEYQEAASEQSSADQSPADSGPSRFLKRLLGGDTNDDGQLSREELPVSMQSSFEKTDLNADGVLDQDELGQIEVAFRKRRENSRSSSRDPIVYGVSAANGRFVVRTGTRLFCISGDETP, encoded by the coding sequence ATGTCTTCCTCTCTAAACGTACACGCTGCCGACTGGAATTCCTTTCGAAACGGAGGCAACTCGACGGCAGAAGGTAATTATCCGACGAGCTGGTCTCCCGATTCGGGAGTTGCATGGCAGCGGGAAACCCCAGGATACGGACAATCATGTCCTGTCATAAAGGATGATCATATTTTCGTAACGGCAGTTATAGGAAATCAGAAGGAAACCTGTTTAATTATCTGCTACCGCCTCGTCGACGGTGATGAGGTCTGGAAATATTCCCATGACGCGACTTCGACGGGGCCATCGACCTATATGATGAGTCGTGCGGCTCCAACTCCAATAGTCGACGATCGGGGAGTCTACGCATTCTTCGAAAACGGTGATGTGATGGGAGTTGATCATTCGGGTAACAAATTGTGGTCGCGTTCATTAACCCAGGAGTATGGAGCTTTCGATTCCCGTCATGGATTGGGGTCGTCACCTGCGCATAATGCAGATTCACTCTTTCTCAATGTTGAGCACGGAGGAGAATCTTATTTATTAGCCATCGATAAGCAAACCGGGGAGAATATGTGGAAAGCGGCGCGTCCTTCAGGTTCGTCCTGGACATCTCCAGTGGTTGCAGAAACGAAACAGGGGGAACAATTAGTCGTCAGCTCAAACGAAACCGTTTCTGGATTTGCCGCTGAGACTGGAAAACTACTCTGGTCACTGGAGGGCATCGCGGGAAACAGCGTCCCTTCGCCGCTCGTCCACGACAATCGCATTCTGATTGGTGCACGTGCGTCAGAATTTGGCTCCGCGTCCGCGGCTGCGAAGTCGAATTTATGTTTTGAGATTCCAGACAGTTCCAGTTCAGTTCCAGATATTATATGGAGAGCCCGAAAAGCGGTCTGTCATTATGCCAGTCCAGTCTACTGTGAAGGCTGTGCCTATTTCCTGAATGATGGTGGAATTCTTTATTGTCTCGACTGGGAAACAGGGGAAGAGCATTATGTGAAACGAATCGGCACCAGTTGCTGGACAACTCCTGTCGTCGTTGACGATCGCCTCTTCTTTTTCGGCAAAGATGGCCAGACCGTTATTATTCGGGGTGGTCCAAAGTACCAGTCAGAAAATGTCAGCCAACTATGGAATCCTGAAGAGCCTCCTGTGCCCGAAGAATACCAAGAGGCGGCTTCGGAGCAGTCTTCTGCAGACCAGTCCCCTGCAGATAGCGGACCAAGTCGATTCTTAAAACGCCTGCTTGGTGGCGACACCAATGACGATGGGCAATTGAGTCGAGAAGAACTTCCAGTGTCCATGCAGTCTTCCTTCGAAAAGACGGACCTGAATGCGGATGGTGTTCTTGACCAGGATGAGCTAGGGCAAATCGAAGTCGCATTTCGTAAGCGACGCGAGAACTCACGCAGTTCGAGTCGGGATCCGATTGTGTATGGTGTATCTGCAGCCAATGGTCGGTTTGTAGTTCGAACAGGGACGAGGTTGTTCTGTATTAGCGGAGACGAAACCCCATGA